GGGCAACCACCACGTAAATGCCGGCGTCCGTTTCTATCAGGACGAGGAGTGCTACAATAAAATGGTCCAGGAGATTACCGGCGCCTTTGACCGGGCCGACTATGCCGGGGTCATCAGGTTGCTGGACCATTATTTTGGAGAGGCTACCTATTCTCTGAGGCAGCTTTTCCGGGACAAGCAGCGGAAAGTTCTGGATCAGATTCTTGATACCACTCTCTCCGGGATTGCGGCCGAATACCGCAATATCTATGAACGCCATGCGCCGTTAATGCGGTTCCTAAATGACCTGAACATTCCACAGCCAAAGGTGCTGCATACGGCAGCCGAGTTCGTCCTAAATTCAAATCTTCGCCAGGCTTTCCTGGAGGAAACGCCGGACCTCGAAAAGATCACGGCCCTTCTGGAAGAGGCCAGGACACTTGGCATACCACTAGACAGCAGGGTTCTGGGTTATGTCATTGAGCAAATCCTTGCCCGTACCGGGGAGCAGCTTAAGGCAAAACCTGACGATCTGTCCCTGATCAGGCAACTGGACGCAGTTGTAGGCCTGGTCAGAACACTGCCCTTTGAAGTTGACCTGTGGAAGGTGCAGAACATTTATTACCGCCTGTTTCAGACAGTCTACCGCGGTTACCTGGAAAAAGCCGCGAAAGGCGACGAATCCGCCCGGGCCTGGGTCGACCAGTTTAACTCCCTGGGAGATAAACTGAAGATGCGGAGAGAGCTGTAAAATGGCCGCGCTCAGAATTCCCGACTCCACTTACCGGCTCCAGTTTAACCGGCAGTTTCGCTTTTCAGATGCCCGGGCGCTCGTACCTTATCTTTACGAACTGGGTATCAGCGATATTTACGCCTCTCCCCTGCTCGAAGCCAGGCCGGGAAGCCTCCACGGCTATGACGTAACCGACCCGGCCCGCCTGAACCCGGAGCTTGGAAGCATGGATGATTTCCTTAAGTTCACAGAAACCCTGAGGCATTACCGGATGGGTCTTCTGCTTGACATCGTGCCCAACCACATGGCGGCAAGCACCGAGAACAGATGGTGGCTAGACGTCCTGCGGAACGGGCAGGACTCGGCCTATGCCTCTTTCTTTGACATCGACTGGACCCCGTTAAGAAAAGGTCTGAGCGGCAAAATCCTGCTCCCGGTACTGGGCGATTATTATGCCAGAGTTTTGGAAAAGCGGGAGCTCAATCTTGAATTGGGGGAAGACGGTTTCTGGGTGAGTTACTATGATAAGCGCTTGCCGGTAAATACCGGTTCTTCCAGAACAATTCTCACAGGCTGGCTTGAAAAGCTTTCAAAAAAATGTGAGGCAGCAACGGAAACAGCAAAATCGCTTGACCTCCTCAAAGGAACAGATGGCCGCACCGGAAAAGAAAAAGATGCAGATATTTTCCGGCAGGCCTGGAAAATTTTCTGGCGACTCTACGGCACTTCACCTGAAGTGAGGCAATTTGCCCTTGAGGAGTTGCATTCTTTAAACGGGCAAGCAGGCCAACCGGATACCCTCGTCCTCCTTGACCGGGTGCTTGCGGCGCAGGCCTACCGCCTGGCCTACTGGCGGGCCGCCAGTGAGGAAATAAACTACAGGCGCTTTTTTGACATAAACGAGCTGGTATCATTACGAATCGAGGACGAAAATGTTTTTGATACCACCCATGCCTTCATTTTCCGGTTGGCCGAAGAAGGGCTGGTTACCGGTTTCAGGATCGACCACATTGACGGCCTGCACGATCCCCAGGCTTATCTGGAAAGGCTCCAAAACCGCCTGGCCGGCAACGGAAAGCGCCCCGGCTTTTATGTGGTAGCAGAAAAAATACTGGGCAGCGGTGAAGAACTGCCCGCCGGGTGGCAGGTATACGGTACCACCGGTTACGACTTTTTAAACGCCGTAAATAAACTATTTATTGACAGAAAAGGGGCTGCAGAGCTAGGTAGCTATTATGCGGGCCTGAGCGGCAGCAGTAAGGACTTCGCCACCGTTGTTCACGATCAAAAACGCCGGGTTATGACCAGCCTTTTTAGGGGTGAAGTGCGCAACCTGACGCACCGGCTGGGCCTGCTGGCAGAGGAGGACCGGCGCGGTCGCGATCTCACCCTGGCCGAACTTGAGCAGGCCCTCATAGAGGTTACCGCCTGCCTTAGCGTATACCGCACTTATATACGCGGTTTTACGGTGGCAGAGAGGGACCGCAAGTATATCGAAGATGCCTTTTCCGGAGCCGTCCGGCGGTGCCCGGAGGCCAGACAGGCCAGCGAATTCCTGAAGCAAGTGCTTCTTTTGGATTTCCCGGAGAACCTTACTGAAGTGAAGCGCGAGGCCTGGCTGGCCTTCGCCATGCGCTGGCAGCAGTTTACCGGCCCAATCACGGCTAAAGGCTTAGAGGATACCGCCCTGTACCTTTACAATCGGCTTATTTCACTTAACGAGGTAGGGGGCAACCCCGGTTCCACCGGAATTACCGCGGCATATTTTCACCGCCTGAACCGGGCCAGAAAGGAACGACTGCCTCACACTCTCAACGCCACTTCAACCCACGATACCAAGCGGAGCGAGGATGTAAGGAGCAGAATCAACGTGCTTTCGGAGATTCCCGCCCTCTGGAGGCAAAGGGTGGAACGCTGGCGCAAATGGAACAGCCGCAAAAAACAAGAGTTAAACGGCCGGCCGGTACCAGATACCGTAACGGAATACTTTATCTACCAGACTCTGATTGGGGCCTGGCCGCTGCAGGATGATGATGTTCCGGGTTTTGTCAAAAGAATGCAGGGTTATGTTGTTAAGGCCGCCCGGGAAGCCAAGGTTTTCTCTAGCTGGCTTAAGCCTGACATGACTTACGAAAAGGCGCTGGTACAATTCACGGAATCAGTGTTGGTGCAGGCAGACGACAACCGTTTTCTGCAGGATTTTATTGAATTTCAAAAAATTACCGCCTTCTACGGGGCTATATATTCCCTGGCCCAGGTGCTTCTTAAAATTACCTCACCAGGAGTGCCTGATTTTTACCAGGGAACAGAACTATGGGATTTCAGCCTTGTGGACCCGGACAACCGGCGCCCGGTTGATTTTACAAAGAGGGTAAGATTTTTAGAAAAACTGAAGGAGGAAGAAACCGCTGGCCAGCTCGAGCTGGCCAGACGGCTCCTCGGCGACTGGCAAGACGGCAAGGTAAAACTCTACCTGACCTGCAAAGCCCTTAATTTTCGCAGGAGCAATCAAAAGCTTTTTGCCGCCGGCAAGTATATTCCCGTGGCGGCCGGCGGCATCCACAGCAAGCACGTATGCGCTTTCGCCCGGCAACTGGAAAATCGTTGGATCCTTGTAGCAATACCCCGCCTGCTGATCAGGCTTCAGCAGGCAGGCCAGGCGGGCTGCAGCGGGGAGCCCGTGCTACCTGCTGCCCTCCTGCCGCCTGAAGGAATATGGGGTGAAGGCGCTCTCTTTCTGCCCCGTCATTCGCCGGCGGGCTGGCAAAACGTGTTAACGGGTGAAATTTTGCATACAAAAAATTGCTCCGGCACTTCCCGCAGGGTCATCCTCCTTGAGGAAGTCTTCAGGAATTTTCCCGTCGCCTTACTTGCAGGAGAGTAGAAAAATGATTAGAAATTATTTATCTTATAATTTTTAACTTTTTATTTAAAACTTATTATTTTGGTTAAGGAGGAACCCAAACATGACCCGTTTTAAACTTCAAGATTACGAAGGCATAGCAGGCAGCGCTCTGATCGAAGAAATACGGAACCTCGGTGAAAAATTAAAGGGCTTTAACATTCTGCACATAAATTCCACTTTGGTCGGCGGCGGCGTGGTAGAAATTCTTAACTCGCTGGTACCCCTGATGCAGGAAGCAGGACTGTTGGCCAGGTGGGAGGTGCTTGAAGGCGGTCCCGAATTTTTCAACACCACCAAGCAGTTCCACAACGGCATGCACGGGCAACCGGTTAATATCACCGGTGAAATGCTTAAAAGCTATTTAGCCGCAGCACAGCAGAACCATCACCTGGTGGAGGGACATGCTGACCTCATTGTACTCCACGACCAGCAACCGCTGGGGCTTACCGCCTTTCGCGGCGAGAGCGAGGCCTGCTGGCTTTGGTACTGCCACATCGATCCCCGCTACGCCGTGCCGGAAGTATGGTACTTTCTGGCGCCAATGGCTGCCGTCTGCGATGTAGCCGTTTTCCACCTGCCCGAATACGCCCGCGACTTGCCTTTGCTTCAATACTTCATGCCACCGGCCATAGATCCCCTGTCCGATAAAAACAGGGATGTTTCACCTAAAGAATACGAGGAGGTTTTAAAAAGAATCGGCGTTGATCCTGAAGGGCCGCCTGTCATCCTGCAGGTATCCCGGTTCGACCGGCTGAAGGATCCTATTGGAGTTATCCAAGCCTTTAAACTCGTAAGAAAAAACCGTGAATGCCGCCTGATTTTAGCCGGCGGCAGCGCCGACGACGACCCAGAAGGGGCTGCCGTACTGGAGGAAGTGCGGGCAGAGGCTGAAGGCAATTCGGATATTATGGTGCTTTCGCTGGCTCCGGACGCCAACCTGGAAATAAACGTGCTCCAGAGGCGTGCCGAGGTAATAATCCAGAAATCGCTGCGGGAAGGCTTTGGGCTCACGGCTACCGAGGCCCTGTGGAAGGCCAAGCCGCTGGTGGCAACACCAGCAGGGGGGCTGGTACACCAGGTGCTGGACGGGAAAACAGGCCTTATTGCCAGAACGGTGGAGGAAGCCGCAGAAAAACTGATAACACTGCTCGATAACGAGGAACTTGGTAAATTCCTGGGCGCTACCGGGCGCGAGCATGTCCGGCAGAATTATATCCTGCCGGTTTACCTGCGCAACTGGATGAAGCTCTTAACAATGATTGCCAGAAAACGTTAAAACGGCCCGCCCGGGGGCTCCGCTTAGCACAAAACCGGAGCTTCTGGCGTCCCCAGCTCAAAATTTTTTAAAAAAGAGCATAAAATGGGCACACGAAAGGGGGCGCCTTTAAGGGCGCCCCGTGCTCCTTACCTGACGCATTTTAGAAGTTTAACCAGCGTAACGGCGGCTTCGGCCCTGGTAACGGGTGCTTTAGGCATAAACTTTCCTTCCAGCGGCTCGATCAGACCCAGCCCGGCTGAGATCGCGACGTGGCCCCTGAGATGATCGGCTATTTCACCCGCGTCGGCAAAATTGAGCAGGTAAATGTCACCCAGCCGGGCCGCCTGGTACAGCCCTAGGGCGTGTACCGTCAGCCTGGCCAGAAACTCCCGGCTGACCGGCGCATCTGGATTGGGCTTCTCACCGTACTGGATGATTCCCATGCTGGCCGCCATATCGTAATACCGCTGATACCACGGTTCCTTGCCGGCTGCCGCTCCGGCCCGGTATTCCCTGTCCGGCCTCTGGCTTTTCACCAGCATGGCAATCAGTTCGGCCTGGGTTATAACGTCATCCGGCCGGAATTTTCCGTTATCACCGGCAACCACACCGGCACCGGCCAGCAGTTCCACCGCTTCACGGGCAGGATGCCCCTCCAGGTCGGTAAATTTTTCCACACCCTTATGCTTTGTTACTATCTCTCCCTGAAAATCCAGGGGCAGGCCGGTAAAAGCATCCAGCATGGCAAAATCCCGCCTGGACAGGCGATATACCAGTTTCATCGCATTCTTTCCGGACCCTGCCAAGCCGTCCCGGGAGCCGGCCCGTACATAGGCCAGCGTTAGCGGGGCTTCCTGCAGGTACCTGTTGGCGGCTTCCTCCCGGCTCATAATACCCGCCTGGGCGGGAAATTCCACATCCCACCAATCCATCCGGTAGCTGACAATCTCCCCTGTAGAGCTTTCCACACTCACATAAAAGCCGTTCGCGGGAAACTTTGCCCCGCCGGTCAGCCGAACCCAGTTAAAGACGTACAGGCCGGGCAAAGGTTTTCCGGCCGGATCAGCAAACATTTCCGGGCGGCAAAACCTGAATGCCGTCTGCCCCCATTTGGCAGGCTGAACCTTTTTAATGAATTCTTCGGCAATCCGGCGGGCAGCATCCTCGCCGTACTTTACCTCCTCCGGCTTAAGAACGTAAAGCGGACGGTAACGGCCGGCATTGAAGGAAACCAGTTCTCCGGTTGCCGCATCAACCCCAACACTGAGCCACTTCTGCCCAGCCCCGTTTTCCTGCTCGTCATCAGCACACCAGCTAAAGTGCCAGGTCTTTTTATCTTTGAACATATAATCCTGTTCCAGCCTGCTGCTGTTCAAAATATAGCCGGCAGGGATTTTTACCGCAGACATGGCTGCCTGCAGAGCTTTTTCCACCGGCAGCAATTTTTTTGCCTCCTCCACGGCAACCTCCTCAACCGGGGACAGGGAGGTCAGATCTCTGGCAAATTTCATGTGCTCGTCCCCGCCGCCACCGCCGGGATAGATGTAGTAATTGCTTTCGTCCCGCTTAAGCAGCTTGCCGGTAAAAGCATCGATAAGCACCTCGCCGTTTTGCTCGGGCAGCCGGTAGACTAGCTTCAGGGGCACTTCCCTGCCCCCCGGAATGCCCGGCCGGAAATATTCCAGCTCAGGCGCCGCCTCAGAACGAAACGCCTGCCCGGCCTGCGACGGAGTTATGCATCCGGTTGCCGGCGGGAACTCCGCGATTTCCTCCCAGTTTAAGCCGAAGCCGGTCACCTCGCCAGTGTCGCCGCTGACACTGACGTTGATCCCGTTTTCCGGATAGGTTACACCGTTGACCACCCTGGCAAAATCATAACTATATATCACCGGCCCCCGGGCCTGCAGCAGCGGCACCGGGTAATAATCGCCGCCGGGCTGGAGCCTGGTCTGCCTGAAACGCTCCGGCTGCAGCTTTTTTGCCATTGCGGCGGCAATGCCCTCGGCCTGTTCCCTTGTATACCTAGGCAGGCCGTGGTTTTCCCGGCCGGGCGTTTCCGGTACCCACCGGTTCATGCTCCAGATCTCCCCTGTTTCAGCGTTCACCATGACGTTCATATAGCCGCCGGGCTCCCTGCTGCGGCTCCAGCGCAGCTCCCAGAATGACCTTCCCTCCGACCGGCTAAAGCCGGTAGAAAACTGGTCGAAAAAATCCTCCGGCACCGGAAAGGCCTCCTTGGCTATCACCACGGCCTGTTCCAGGCTGACGGCATATTGTCTTTCTGACGGTTCTACAGCTTTTATGCCTGCCGGAATTATCACTCCGGCCTTTTCCTTTGCCCCAACGCCTGAAGCAGAAGTTCCAGCCAGCACCTTTCCCGGCAGCAAAAACATAAGGCTTAGGGCAAGGCCCGCTGCAGCCGCTCCGGTAACCACCCTTTTCAATTTTTCAGTTCCTTCTTTTTCGAACAATTTTCTTCCAGCCCCCTTTCTAAATAAATAATACCTGCATACATCCCGCCTGGCAATAAAAACCAGAGGCGCCCTGGCAATTTTATCCGACAATTGTTAGACGGCTGCCGCCGCCCTCCGGTTCGGCGCCGTATTTACATTTTTATTCTTTAAGTGCTATCATAAAATGAAGCGCACATAAAAAGCGCATACCAGGCCTGGGAAAAATCTTTGACTAAAATCTATGACTGGCAGGAGCTGGCAGTTAAATGAAGGTTGACAATAGCCAGATGAAGGTTCTGGCAGGCCGTTACCTGCGCCGGGACGAAAACGGGAATGTAATTGAAACGCCTGAGGAAATGTGCTGGCGGGTGGCGCGGTGCGTGGCGGCAGCAGAGGAAAAGTTTGGCGCGGATTGCAAAGAAGTTGCGGAATGGGCGGAAAGGTTTTTTGCCGTAATGGACGCTCTTGAATTTCTTCCGAACAGCCCCACACTGATCAACTGCGGCCCAGCCGGAGGACAACTGGCCGCCTGTTTCGTCCTGCCCCTGGCAGACAGCATTGAAAAAATATTCAGCACGCTCAAGTACACCGCCATCATCCACAAAAGCGGCGGCGGTACAGGCTTTGACTTTTCCCGGCTGCGCCCAAAAAACAGCCCGGTGCGCGGCACGGGGGGTAGGGCTTCCGGTCCGGTGAGCTTCATGCGGGTTTTTAACGCCGCCACGGAAGAAATAAAACAGGGCGGAGTGCGGCGCGGAGCCAACATCGGCATCCTGCGCGCGGATCATCCGGACATTATGGAATTCATTGCCTGCAAGGCAGATGAAGGCACCTTCCGCAACTTTAACCTGTCCGTGGCTGCAACCGGCGATTTTTTTACCGCAGTCGAGCGCGGCAGCAGGTGGCCACTTTCGTTTAACGGCAAGGTTTACCGGGAAGCAGAGGCCCGGGAGATTTTTTATAGCATAGCCCGCCACGCCCACGCCAGCGGCGAGCCGGGAATGCTCTTTATCGACTCCATTAACCGCGCCAACCCGACACCCTCTCTGGGGCAAATCAGCGCCACCAACCCCTGCGGCGAACAGCCACTCCTGCCCTATGAGTCGTGCAACCTGGGCTCCATCAACCTGTCGCGCCTGACAAAAGGCACGGGGGTGGACTGGGAACGCCTTGGCCTGTTAGTGCAACTGGCCGTGCGGTTTTTGGACGATGTAATCGAGGTCAACCGCTTCCCCCTTCCGCAAATTGCCAAAGCCACCTTGCGCACCCGCAAAATAGGGCTGGGCGTAATGGGCTGGGCGGATATGCTGTTTAAGTTAGGCATTCCCTATGACTCCGGCGCGGCGTTGGCCCTGGCGGAAGAGGTAATGTCCTTTATTTTGCAAAAAGCGCGGGAGGCTTCGGCCGGGCTTGCCCGTCAACGAGGGCCCTTTCCCTCCTGGCGGCAGTCGGTTTATTATCCTGAACTGCCCCTTCGAAACGCCACCCTCACCACTATCGCCCCGACCGGGTCGATCAGCGCCATTGCCGGCACCTCATCCGGCATTGAGCCAGTATACGCCCTGGTTTACTCACGCCTTGTCCTGGATGACGAAAAAATACTGGTGATTAACAAGCCCTTTTTGCAATACCTGGAAACTGAAATTAAACCTGAATCAGGAGAAAACATTCTTAAAAAGCTGGAGACGGGCGTTAGCCTGCAGAGCCTGCCCGCAATAAAGCCGGAAGCGCGGGCGGTTTTTAAGACGGCCCTGGAAATTGCGCCGGACTGGCACCTAAAGATGCAGGCCGCCTTTCAAAAATATACAGACAATGCCGTAAGCAAGACGATAAACCTGCCTGCCAATGCCACGGTGGATGAAATAGCCTCCATTTTCCGGAAGGCATACCAGCTCGGTTTAAAAGGGGTTACCGTCTACCGCACCGGTTCAAGGAGCGGCCAGCCGCTTGTGCCGCCGCACGGCTGCAGTTCCTGCCGCCCCGCTTAATTTTAATGCTTTTCGCCGGCACTCCGGGCGGTATTGCCGGAGTGGGGCTGCGGCAGCAAAAAAGCGCCCGGAAATTGCTTGCCGGGCGCCCTGCCTCTAAAACTCAATGTACCGGATGCGGTTCGGATCCACCTTCTCCAGGGCCGCCAGTTCCTCCTGGTGTGAAATAATCTTTTTCTTAGCTGTCATAGCCTGTTTAACCCGGCCCGGCATTTATTGTTTAAAAAGCATTTCAAAAACCGCGGAGCGTTTAAATAACGTTTAAATAAAAAAACCGGCAGCTTTTTAAGCCCCGGCCTTAGCCTCATTCAATTCCCAAAACTTCCCTGGCTATTCTTATTATTTCATCGGGATTAAAAGGCTTTGTAATGTAAAGATCGGCCCCGACTTCTCTCCCCCTGCGCCTGTCCACTTCCTGCCCTTTGGCGGTAAGCATGACAATATAAACATTTTCCATTTTTAAATCGTTTTTCCTGACTTTATCAGTTGAAATCCTGAAACCCGCATGAAATCTAGAAAAATAGAAAACAATATGCGCATTTTGCCACTACTGCCTGTTTTGCTGGCGAGTGGCAAACTCTTCTACGCTGGTAATATTACCCGGCGGCGCAATCCGCATCAAACGTAAAATCTTTTTGCTTAACTCCATACTCTGTGTCTTGATAAAATACGCATTTCCGCCAATTTCGACCTCGGCAAAGTTGAGAGAATTCAAGGCTTCCCGAATAGCTTCCGGGGAAGCATTTTCTCCGGCTTGCCGGAGCTTAAATTCCAGGGTGCGTTCGAGTAGAAAAGCAAGGAAGCAAATTACAAAATGTCCCTTAATCCGCCGTTCGGTCCAGTGAAAAACCGGCCGGACTTCCAAGGTGCTTTTCATTACGCGGAAAGATTCTTCTATCCGCCACAGGTTGTGGTAGGCAGCCAGAATATCTCTGGCGCTCATTTCTTTCTCGCTGGTCTGGATGCCGTAATAACCGTCAAATTGCTCCTCCCGAGCAATGGCTTCTTCGTCCAGGATCCATGTCCCAGTACAATCTATTTCTTTGAGATATTTCTTGCCGCCGCGTTTGTTGCTGGCTTGAATTTTCGCCTTGCTTTCCAAAAGATTTTGGGCCTTGGCAATTAGCCTCTCCCGGTCGGCCCGGTCTTTTTCCGCCCGGCGGCTAGAGTAGGTAACGATCAATTTCTCCGGTAATTGGTATTTTTGACCTTCGGCAGTAAATTCGTTTAGATATTCAATAACTTTATAGCGGATAACTTCTTCACCATCGTTTATTTCTTGGTACCCATTCTCGCTTAAGATTTCATCAGTAATCTCTTTCTTCATATTCTTGATCCGGGCGGCAAAGATATAGCTATAGCCACGATCCACTATACGTTTTAGATTAAGCTTGCTGTTGATTCCCCGGTCGGCAACGATAATCACCCGGCGCAAGCCAAAACGTTCTTCAAGCTTGACCAAGGCCTTTTCCAAAGTCTTACCATCAAAGGTGTTGCCGGGGAAAAGCTCATAGCCGATGGGCCTCCCCT
The window above is part of the Pelotomaculum thermopropionicum SI genome. Proteins encoded here:
- the TreY gene encoding maltooligosyl trehalose synthase; protein product: MAALRIPDSTYRLQFNRQFRFSDARALVPYLYELGISDIYASPLLEARPGSLHGYDVTDPARLNPELGSMDDFLKFTETLRHYRMGLLLDIVPNHMAASTENRWWLDVLRNGQDSAYASFFDIDWTPLRKGLSGKILLPVLGDYYARVLEKRELNLELGEDGFWVSYYDKRLPVNTGSSRTILTGWLEKLSKKCEAATETAKSLDLLKGTDGRTGKEKDADIFRQAWKIFWRLYGTSPEVRQFALEELHSLNGQAGQPDTLVLLDRVLAAQAYRLAYWRAASEEINYRRFFDINELVSLRIEDENVFDTTHAFIFRLAEEGLVTGFRIDHIDGLHDPQAYLERLQNRLAGNGKRPGFYVVAEKILGSGEELPAGWQVYGTTGYDFLNAVNKLFIDRKGAAELGSYYAGLSGSSKDFATVVHDQKRRVMTSLFRGEVRNLTHRLGLLAEEDRRGRDLTLAELEQALIEVTACLSVYRTYIRGFTVAERDRKYIEDAFSGAVRRCPEARQASEFLKQVLLLDFPENLTEVKREAWLAFAMRWQQFTGPITAKGLEDTALYLYNRLISLNEVGGNPGSTGITAAYFHRLNRARKERLPHTLNATSTHDTKRSEDVRSRINVLSEIPALWRQRVERWRKWNSRKKQELNGRPVPDTVTEYFIYQTLIGAWPLQDDDVPGFVKRMQGYVVKAAREAKVFSSWLKPDMTYEKALVQFTESVLVQADDNRFLQDFIEFQKITAFYGAIYSLAQVLLKITSPGVPDFYQGTELWDFSLVDPDNRRPVDFTKRVRFLEKLKEEETAGQLELARRLLGDWQDGKVKLYLTCKALNFRRSNQKLFAAGKYIPVAAGGIHSKHVCAFARQLENRWILVAIPRLLIRLQQAGQAGCSGEPVLPAALLPPEGIWGEGALFLPRHSPAGWQNVLTGEILHTKNCSGTSRRVILLEEVFRNFPVALLAGE
- the RfaG gene encoding glycosyltransferase; the protein is MTRFKLQDYEGIAGSALIEEIRNLGEKLKGFNILHINSTLVGGGVVEILNSLVPLMQEAGLLARWEVLEGGPEFFNTTKQFHNGMHGQPVNITGEMLKSYLAAAQQNHHLVEGHADLIVLHDQQPLGLTAFRGESEACWLWYCHIDPRYAVPEVWYFLAPMAAVCDVAVFHLPEYARDLPLLQYFMPPAIDPLSDKNRDVSPKEYEEVLKRIGVDPEGPPVILQVSRFDRLKDPIGVIQAFKLVRKNRECRLILAGGSADDDPEGAAVLEEVRAEAEGNSDIMVLSLAPDANLEINVLQRRAEVIIQKSLREGFGLTATEALWKAKPLVATPAGGLVHQVLDGKTGLIARTVEEAAEKLITLLDNEELGKFLGATGREHVRQNYILPVYLRNWMKLLTMIARKR
- a CDS encoding hypothetical membrane protein, encoding MFEKEGTEKLKRVVTGAAAAGLALSLMFLLPGKVLAGTSASGVGAKEKAGVIIPAGIKAVEPSERQYAVSLEQAVVIAKEAFPVPEDFFDQFSTGFSRSEGRSFWELRWSRSREPGGYMNVMVNAETGEIWSMNRWVPETPGRENHGLPRYTREQAEGIAAAMAKKLQPERFRQTRLQPGGDYYPVPLLQARGPVIYSYDFARVVNGVTYPENGINVSVSGDTGEVTGFGLNWEEIAEFPPATGCITPSQAGQAFRSEAAPELEYFRPGIPGGREVPLKLVYRLPEQNGEVLIDAFTGKLLKRDESNYYIYPGGGGGDEHMKFARDLTSLSPVEEVAVEEAKKLLPVEKALQAAMSAVKIPAGYILNSSRLEQDYMFKDKKTWHFSWCADDEQENGAGQKWLSVGVDAATGELVSFNAGRYRPLYVLKPEEVKYGEDAARRIAEEFIKKVQPAKWGQTAFRFCRPEMFADPAGKPLPGLYVFNWVRLTGGAKFPANGFYVSVESSTGEIVSYRMDWWDVEFPAQAGIMSREEAANRYLQEAPLTLAYVRAGSRDGLAGSGKNAMKLVYRLSRRDFAMLDAFTGLPLDFQGEIVTKHKGVEKFTDLEGHPAREAVELLAGAGVVAGDNGKFRPDDVITQAELIAMLVKSQRPDREYRAGAAAGKEPWYQRYYDMAASMGIIQYGEKPNPDAPVSREFLARLTVHALGLYQAARLGDIYLLNFADAGEIADHLRGHVAISAGLGLIEPLEGKFMPKAPVTRAEAAVTLVKLLKCVR
- the NrdA gene encoding Ribonucleotide reductase, alpha subunit produces the protein MKVDNSQMKVLAGRYLRRDENGNVIETPEEMCWRVARCVAAAEEKFGADCKEVAEWAERFFAVMDALEFLPNSPTLINCGPAGGQLAACFVLPLADSIEKIFSTLKYTAIIHKSGGGTGFDFSRLRPKNSPVRGTGGRASGPVSFMRVFNAATEEIKQGGVRRGANIGILRADHPDIMEFIACKADEGTFRNFNLSVAATGDFFTAVERGSRWPLSFNGKVYREAEAREIFYSIARHAHASGEPGMLFIDSINRANPTPSLGQISATNPCGEQPLLPYESCNLGSINLSRLTKGTGVDWERLGLLVQLAVRFLDDVIEVNRFPLPQIAKATLRTRKIGLGVMGWADMLFKLGIPYDSGAALALAEEVMSFILQKAREASAGLARQRGPFPSWRQSVYYPELPLRNATLTTIAPTGSISAIAGTSSGIEPVYALVYSRLVLDDEKILVINKPFLQYLETEIKPESGENILKKLETGVSLQSLPAIKPEARAVFKTALEIAPDWHLKMQAAFQKYTDNAVSKTINLPANATVDEIASIFRKAYQLGLKGVTVYRTGSRSGQPLVPPHGCSSCRPA
- the OmpR gene encoding response regulator (consisting of a CheY-like receiver domain and a winged-helix DNA-binding domain) → MENVYIVMLTAKGQEVDRRRGREVGADLYITKPFNPDEIIRIAREVLGIE
- a CDS encoding transposase; this translates as MFIKLTKTKNYQYVQLVQSYRENGVVKHKVLFNLGRLDEIENNPSFQRLGKRLLELSKAREVSSLANFSEAQIKNWGYVVYQKIWNQFDLPNLLRKISAQRKVQFDLNNAAFLMAVQHLLEPRSKLGTYTHQHRYASLPNVSLNHLYRSLDLLWEHKELLEVEIFKKNHHLFNMQVDVVFYDVTTFSFASVEADSLRNFGFSKDGKFNEVQVVLGLLIDCEGRPIGYELFPGNTFDGKTLEKALVKLEERFGLRRVIIVADRGINSKLNLKRIVDRGYSYIFAARIKNMKKEITDEILSENGYQEINDGEEVIRYKVIEYLNEFTAEGQKYQLPEKLIVTYSSRRAEKDRADRERLIAKAQNLLESKAKIQASNKRGGKKYLKEIDCTGTWILDEEAIAREEQFDGYYGIQTSEKEMSARDILAAYHNLWRIEESFRVMKSTLEVRPVFHWTERRIKGHFVICFLAFLLERTLEFKLRQAGENASPEAIREALNSLNFAEVEIGGNAYFIKTQSMELSKKILRLMRIAPPGNITSVEEFATRQQNRQ